GGTCGTCTTCAAGACAGTTGAGGATGAACTCGGCGACGTTCGCCCGCGCGGCGGTGTCGCGCATGCCTAGCGAGAGGTCCGTCCCGTGGTGGAACTCGCCCGTATGGGCGTCTTCAGTGAGACGCGGCCCACGCACGACCGTCCATCGAGTGTCGCTATCTTTGACTAGTTCGACCTGATTGCGAGCGTCTTCGAGCACTGTACGTGCTAGCAGTTTCAACAGTGTACCCATCATCCGTCCGCCGAGAGTCACCGATTCTCCATCCTCCCGGACACCCGCACCGACCAGCGTCACGAACCGCTCGACACCGTGTTGATCCATCGCCGCGAGCATGCGTCGGCCAGCTTCTGTTAGCAGGTCGTCTGGCCCATCGGAGTTTTGCGCGAGGACGCTGACGACGGCATCGACGGGGTCGCCGTCGCCAGCGATAGCGCGTTCGACGCCCTCACCAGTGTATGCATCACCTTCGGTTATACTGACCTGGTCCTCATTCCGAAGTATGGGTGAGAGACCGATTGCATCCCGGATGAAGCCAACCACCTCGTGTCCACGTTCGACTGCCTGCTCAACGAGTGGTTGACCGGTTCGTCCGGTCGCACCGAGTACTGCGATTCGCATACGCGAAATACCATCTCAGAGCGTATATACTTGCA
The Halococcus hamelinensis 100A6 genome window above contains:
- a CDS encoding NAD(P)-dependent oxidoreductase, producing the protein MRIAVLGATGRTGQPLVEQAVERGHEVVGFIRDAIGLSPILRNEDQVSITEGDAYTGEGVERAIAGDGDPVDAVVSVLAQNSDGPDDLLTEAGRRMLAAMDQHGVERFVTLVGAGVREDGESVTLGGRMMGTLLKLLARTVLEDARNQVELVKDSDTRWTVVRGPRLTEDAHTGEFHHGTDLSLGMRDTAARANVAEFILNCLEDDLYVHEMPKIADT